The Novibacillus thermophilus genome segment AATTCACCACTTGCGTTTGGCGCAAGCGAATTTGGAAACGGAGGAGGCGCACGCGATCAAAGAACAGGAAACGTACGAAAAAATGTTTCGCAGTCTAGGCGTGCTCACCGGCGCTTTGTTGGTCATTTTAATGTACTGACGGGAGGGGTAAAGGGTGAACATCGATGTTAACGCCATATTCCAAATTGCCGGCATCGGGATCATCGTGGCCATGATCCATACGATCCTCAAACAGATGGGAAAAGAAGACTGGGCTCACTGGGTCACCCTTATCGGCTTTATCGTCGTGCTGTACATGGTGGCCAACTTAATTAACGAACTGTTCCAAACGATACGCAATGTGTTTTTGTTTCAAGGGTGACGCGGGAGGCGGTCATGTGGACATCATTCAAGTCGTCGGCATTGGTTTGATCACTGCCGTTCTCGTCATCACGATTAAAGAGCAGCAACCGTTGTTCGCCTTTCTGTTGGCTACATTTGTCGGCGTTGCCATCTTTCTCGGCCTGATCGGAGAAATAAGCAAAGTGATCCGCCTTCTGGAAAATATCGCGAACAAGGCGAATATTCAAATCGTCTACCTGGAGACGATCTTGAAAATTATCGGCATCGCCTATATCGCAGAATTCGGGGCACAAATTACGCGGGACGCTGGACAGAGCTCTATCGCTGCTAAAATCGAACTCGCTGGAAAAATACTGATCATGGTGATGGCGATTCCGATTATTACCGTACTCGTAGAGACGATCATGCAACTGTTGCCCGGTTCATGACACGGCGTTTAAAGGAGGTGAGGCCATGCCGCTGGGCACGATGAGGCGATTGTGGCTCGTTATCCTCACCGGATACTGCTTCGTTTTCACAGCCTCGGTAGCGGCGGCAGAAGAAACGACAGACCCACGAGAAATCGATGAGTCGACGGTTCAAAACGACCTAGTGCAAAAACAGTTGGAATACATCGAGACCGATGACATCGAGCAGTACTGGCAACGTATATACGATGAGTACAACGGTTTTTTGCCCGGCAGTGAACCCCCGAGCATTTTCGATTTGATCCTCGACAACCGCGAAGGGTTCGATGTGAAAGGCGCTTTGCTCGGGTTTTTCGAATACTTTTTGTTTGAAATTGTTCACAACATGGGACTGCTTGGCACGATCGCGGTTTTGGCCGTTTTCTGCATGTTGCTGCAGCAAATGCAGACGGCGTTCGAACAAAACACGGTGAGCAAAGTGGCGTACGCCGTCGCCTATTTGGTGTTGATCATTTTGGCGATTAACAGCTTTGCAGTGGCGATAGAGACGGCACAATCGACGATCGGGGGCATGGTGAACTTCATGCTCGCCCTCATCCCCCTGATGTTGACACTGTTAGGCGCTATGGGAAACGTCGTGTCGGTCACTGTATTTCATCCGCTCATCGCCTTCTTGGTACATGTGATCGGAACTGTCGTGTACACCGTCGTGTTTCCGCTGCTCTTTTTTTCCGCTGTCCTCGGCATGATTAGTTCATACGCCGTCCAGTATCCGCTGACGAACTTGGCTCGCTTGTTACGCAACGTCAGCATGAGCGCCCTCGGCATCTTCATGACGGTTTTCCTCGGCGTCGTTTCCGTGCAAGGGGCGGCGACGGCTGTCACAGACGGTGTGACGATCCGTACAGCGAAGTACGTCACAGGCAATTTCGTCCCAGTGGTAGGCGGCTTGTTTGCCGAGGCTGCCGATACAGTGGTCGGGGCCTCTCTCTTGGTCAAAAATGCTGTCGGCATGTCCGGGGTCATCATTCTCATGTTTATTTGCGCCTTCCCAGCACTGAAGATTTTAGCTTTGGCCTTGATTTACAGTTTCACCGGGGCCGTCATGCAACCGCTGGGCGACAGTCCGATTACGCAGTGCCTCGACACGATCGGAAAAGGACTGATCACCATATTCGCGGCCATGGCGACCGTCGGGCTCATGTTTTTTATCGCTGTGACGATCATTGTCGCAGCTGGAAACGTGTCCGTCATGTTGCGGTAGGGAGGGGTGAACGTGTCCTACTTGGCATCGTGGATTCAACAACTCGTGTTAACCGTCATTTTGGCGACGTTCATTGACCTTTTGTTGCCAAACAACACGATGCAGCGTTACGTTCGCCTCGTTATGGGCTTGGTCATTTTAATGCTCATTCTCTCACCGCTGTTATCGTTGTTGCAAAGGGATTGGAGTCTTGAAGATCTGATGTCGCAGGGGCAAGCTGCCGCAAGGGGAGAACTTGAGAGCTTGCCACTCATACAGGAGAAAGCTGGCACTCTGATGGAAAAGCAAGACGAGTGGGTGTCAGAAACGGTCAAAACGCGCATCGAGAGAAATATACGCGATGGGATTGAGCAACAGTTTGACGTAGAGGTTATCGGCGTGACCGCTTCTTTGTCGGAAGGCGGAAAGCACCCAGGGGTTGACAGCGTCCGCGTGACTCTCGATCCCGGTGCACATCCCCATGGTCAATGGGAGATTGAACCAGTAAAACCGGTCGACATTGACGTGGAAGAAGACCGAGAAGAAGAGTCAGAACCTGTTTCCAGTTCCATACCTGCCTGGTATGTCCGCGATATACGGGAGTGGGTGTCGCGCGAATGGCACATCGAAGATGCGAACGTACAAGTGAATATCGCGGAAGAGGAGGGATCGTAACATGCTGAAATCGTGGTGGAAGCGATTGACCGGGGAGACGGAAAACGCTGACGAACAAGACCATAGCTATGGGAACCGACCGCGAACGCTGCAATGGCTGGTTATTCTCGGGTGTGTCGGGGCGGCGTTCATGCTCTTCTCCTCCTTCATCAGCGTCCGGCAGGAAGTCATCCCCGCGCGCGAACCCCCGTCTGAAACGGGTGAAGCGGCTGAGACCTCTGCACTGTCTGGCGACGGCCGCCCTCTTTCCATCGAAGACTACGAAGATAAAATGGCCGCTGAATTGAGCGGACTCTTGGAAAAAGTCGTCGGCCTGGAACAAGTGTCAGTGCAAGTCAATCTAAAGTCGACGGAAATCGCCGTTCTTGAGAAAAACACAGTGAACAAGAAGCAAGTGACAGAAGAAGAAGACAGGGAAGGCGGCAAACGGACAGTGACGGATACGAACGAAGACCGGCAGGTGGTGACGATACAAGGCAAACAAGGGGAAGAGCCGATCGTCGTACAGCGGTTAAAACCCGATGTAAAAGGCATCATGATCGTAGCTAAAGGGGTTGAAAATCTGGAAGTGAAATCTGCGGTGTTGCAGGCCGTCCGAGCTTACCTCGACGTGCCTCCACATAAAATTGCCATTTTGCCAAAAGGTTAAGGAGGGTTTAATTTGAGTAAACAAACGGTTTGGTTAGTGACGATGCTCTCGCTGATGGTCGTCTTGTCCGCCTACTACATCGTCTCGGGTCCGGTAGAGCCGGTGGATGATGTGGCGGCGACCGAAGAAGACGCAGAGGTGACAACACAAGAGGCGAACCCGCTGGAACTGGCGCTGTTCGGGTCTGATGGAGACGGGGAGGAAGATGCAGAGAAAGGAGCAGACGAGGCGGAGACAAAGGAAGAAGCGCGTGATTCAGAAGGAGAAAAGACTGAAGAAACCGGTACCGAGGACGACGACACCCCGGCGATCAGCGGGCAGGATTACTTCCTCGCTATGCAGACAGAGCGTTCTGCCATCAACTCAGAGCTAATTGAAAAGTACACAGACATTATGACCGATCCCCAGTCGTCCGAAGAACAGGCTGAAGCGGCAAGCGCCAAATTGGAAGAGTTGCGAAAGACGATCGACCAAGTGACAGAAATGGAAGAACTGATCAGGGGACAAGGATATAACGACGCCCTCGTCATGCACGAAAAGGGAAAATACGACATTACCGTGCAAACGGACTCCCTCAGCAAAAAGCAAGCCGTGGAAATATTGGAACTCATTCAAG includes the following:
- the spoIIIAG gene encoding stage III sporulation protein AG; this translates as MLKSWWKRLTGETENADEQDHSYGNRPRTLQWLVILGCVGAAFMLFSSFISVRQEVIPAREPPSETGEAAETSALSGDGRPLSIEDYEDKMAAELSGLLEKVVGLEQVSVQVNLKSTEIAVLEKNTVNKKQVTEEEDREGGKRTVTDTNEDRQVVTIQGKQGEEPIVVQRLKPDVKGIMIVAKGVENLEVKSAVLQAVRAYLDVPPHKIAILPKG
- the spoIIIAD gene encoding stage III sporulation protein AD — protein: MDIIQVVGIGLITAVLVITIKEQQPLFAFLLATFVGVAIFLGLIGEISKVIRLLENIANKANIQIVYLETILKIIGIAYIAEFGAQITRDAGQSSIAAKIELAGKILIMVMAIPIITVLVETIMQLLPGS
- the spoIIIAF gene encoding stage III sporulation protein AF, translated to MSYLASWIQQLVLTVILATFIDLLLPNNTMQRYVRLVMGLVILMLILSPLLSLLQRDWSLEDLMSQGQAAARGELESLPLIQEKAGTLMEKQDEWVSETVKTRIERNIRDGIEQQFDVEVIGVTASLSEGGKHPGVDSVRVTLDPGAHPHGQWEIEPVKPVDIDVEEDREEESEPVSSSIPAWYVRDIREWVSREWHIEDANVQVNIAEEEGS
- the spoIIIAC gene encoding stage III sporulation protein AC — its product is MNIDVNAIFQIAGIGIIVAMIHTILKQMGKEDWAHWVTLIGFIVVLYMVANLINELFQTIRNVFLFQG
- the spoIIIAE gene encoding stage III sporulation protein AE, with translation MPLGTMRRLWLVILTGYCFVFTASVAAAEETTDPREIDESTVQNDLVQKQLEYIETDDIEQYWQRIYDEYNGFLPGSEPPSIFDLILDNREGFDVKGALLGFFEYFLFEIVHNMGLLGTIAVLAVFCMLLQQMQTAFEQNTVSKVAYAVAYLVLIILAINSFAVAIETAQSTIGGMVNFMLALIPLMLTLLGAMGNVVSVTVFHPLIAFLVHVIGTVVYTVVFPLLFFSAVLGMISSYAVQYPLTNLARLLRNVSMSALGIFMTVFLGVVSVQGAATAVTDGVTIRTAKYVTGNFVPVVGGLFAEAADTVVGASLLVKNAVGMSGVIILMFICAFPALKILALALIYSFTGAVMQPLGDSPITQCLDTIGKGLITIFAAMATVGLMFFIAVTIIVAAGNVSVMLR
- a CDS encoding SpoIIIAH-like family protein — its product is MSKQTVWLVTMLSLMVVLSAYYIVSGPVEPVDDVAATEEDAEVTTQEANPLELALFGSDGDGEEDAEKGADEAETKEEARDSEGEKTEETGTEDDDTPAISGQDYFLAMQTERSAINSELIEKYTDIMTDPQSSEEQAEAASAKLEELRKTIDQVTEMEELIRGQGYNDALVMHEKGKYDITVQTDSLSKKQAVEILELIQEETDVPATYLTISYHP